In Actinopolyspora saharensis, the genomic window GCGCGTGGGCCCTGATCGCGCAGGACCCCGACAACACCAACGAGCTCCCGGCCAAGTACCTCAACCGGCTGTCCGATCTGCTGTTCGTCCTCGCGCGCACGGCCAACCCGAACGGGGACGTGCTGTGGCGCCCCGGCGGGGACCGGTGAACTCCTGCCGGAAGTCCGCGCGGGACTCGCCCCGGCACCCCGGACCGCCCCGCGCGGCGGGCCCGACCACCCGCTCGTGAGGCCGCGCTCGGGCCGCCCTCCGGGCGCCCCGAGCGGTCGGAGGTGTTCAGCCCGGCAGTTCCTTGGCGAAGCACCTGCTGTCCGGCTCGCAGCGGTGGACGCCGAACTTCTCCGTCTCGTGGTAGCCGGAGGAACGGTACAGACCGATCGCCTCCGGCTGCTGCAACCCGGTTTCCAGCACCATCCGCTTCCGCCCCGCGGCGAGCGCTGCGCGCTCCAGAGCCGCCAGCACGGCGCGGGCGTAGCCCAGACCACGGGCCGAGGGAATCACGTACATGCGCTTGAGCTCGGCATCACCGTCCCGGAACCCGTCGGTGCTCGCCTCCTGGCCACGCCAACCGCCGATGGCCACCGGCCGCTCCGCGCAGTAGCCGATCAGGAACGCACCCCTCGGCGGCAGGAAGTCCGCGGGAGTGAGCGGGGTGGTGTCCGGACCGCCGTAGCGGTGGTGGTACTCCCGCTGGAGCTGCTCGATAAGCTCAACCGCATCGGGGTGATCATAGGCACCGGTCTCGATACGCACTCCCCCAGGATACGGAAAGCTCCCGTACCGGAATCGAGAGCCACTCGTGCTGGCGGCCGGCGCGGCCGCGCCGGCTCACGACGCCCACGGAGCGACGCTGCTCGGTGGGGCGGACTCCAACCAGGACAGGAAACCGGTCAACGCGTCGTTGCCCATCGCGACCTCGATGTCCTCCTGGGACCTGCCCAGGTGCAGCACGAGCGATCCCGCGGGCATCGTGTAGGCCTCGGCCCTGGTGGGGCGACGTCGGTCGGATATCACTATGTTGCCGCGGTTGAGCACCCAGTCCGGACCGGAGCGCAGGCTCAACGCGCGGTACCAGGCGAACTCCTCACCGCGGTAGCGCGCCACCCCCAGGTGCCATCCCCGGCCCGGCTCCGCGCGATACACGCGAAGCGCGACCTCGATCCCGCCGGCGCGCAGGTTGCGCAGCCGTCTGCGCGCGAGGAGCATCCCGCCGAGCACCAGGAGCACGGCGAGAACAGCCAAAGCGAGCAGAACGGCGACCAGCACGATCGAGGCGCTCATCAACTGGGACCGTCAGCCGGAGTAGCCCGCCACTCGCAGCCTGGACCGGGCTCGGACCCTGGTCTGCTCATCATCACCCTCGGCCTCACGGCGCGCGGCAGCGACGTCTATTTCCTGCGCCAGTTCAGCGGACTCCGCGAGAACGCTGACCACACCGTTGGCCACGGAGAGGAAACCACCGTGCACGGCGGCCGTGACGGTCTCGTGCTCCGGAGTGGTGATCTTCACGACCCCACCTTCGACCAGTTGACCGAGCATCGGCTCGTGTCCAGGAAGAATGCCGATTACACCCTCGGTCGTCTGGGCTACCACGCTGGTCGCCTTACCGGACCACAGGCGGCGCTCCACGGCGACCAGCTCGACGGACATCTCGGCCACGCGTGTCTCCTTTGTCGGTGTGTCGTCGTAGTCTATCCGATGGATCGGGCACGTCCGAACACAGGCGTGCGGACGATTGAGCAGGGCAACCGCGGAACGGGTGCCGCCCCCTGCCGAGGACGGCACCCGATTCCCACTCGAAAGGAGTGGAGAAATTCACTCCTTGGTGTACTTCTCGTAGGCAGCCTGCAGATCCTCGAGACCACCGATGGACAGGAACGCCTGCTCCGGGTAGTGATCGAACTCGCCGTTGCAGAGCTTGTCGAACGCCTCGATGGTCTCCTTCAGCGGAACGAAGGAGCCTTCCTGGCCGGTGAACTGCTTGGCGACGAAGAAGTTCTGCGAAAGGTAACGCTCGATCCGGCGGGCCCGGTTGACCGTGACCTTGTCCTCTTCGGACAGCTCGTCCATGCCGAGGATGGCGATGATGTCCTGCAGCTCCTTGTACTTCTGCAGGATCTGCTTGACCTGCTGGGCGACCCTGTAGTGGTCGTCACCGACGATCCTGGGCTCCAGGATGTTGGAGCTGGACGTCAGCGGATCCACCGCGGGGTAGATGCCCTTCTGCGCGATGGAGCGAGCCATCTCGGTCGTCGCGTCGAGGTGCGCGAACGTGGTGGCAGGGGCAGGGTCCGTGTAGTCGTCGGCGGGCACGTAGACCGCCTGCATCGACGTGATGGAACGCCCCTGCGTCGAGGTGATCCGCTCCTGCAGCGCACCCATCTCGTCGGCCAGCGTCGGCTGGTAACCGACGGCGGAGGGCATCCGGCCGAGCAGCGTGGAGACCTCCTGGCCGGCCTGGGTGAACCGGAAGACGTTGTCGACGAACAGCAGAACGTCCTGGTTCTCCACGTCGCGGAAGTACTCCGCCATCGTCAGCGCCGACAGGCCGACCCGCATGCGGGTCCCCGGCGGCTCGTCCATCTGGCCGAAGACGAGGGCGGTGTTGTCCAGCGCACCGGACTCGCCCATCTCGACCCAGAGGTCGTTGCCCTCACGGGTGCGCTCGCCGACACCGGCGAACACCGAGGTGCCGCCGAAGTTCCTGGCGACGCGGCGGATCATCTCCTGGATGAGCACCGTCTTGCCCACACCGGCACCGGCGAAGAGACCGATCTTGCCGCCCTGGACGTAGGGCGTGAGCAGGTCGATCACCTTGATGCCGGTCTCCAGCATCTGGGTCTTGCCCTCGAGCTGGTCGAAGGACGGCGGATTGCGGTGGATGCTCCACCGCTCCGCCTCGGAGGCGTGGCCGGGCTCGTCCAGGCACTGGCCGAGCGCGTTGAAGACGTGCCCCTTGACCTCGTCCCCGACCGGCACGGAGATCGGTGCTCCGCTGTCCGTGACGGGGGCGCCGCGCACCAGCCCCTGCGTGGGCTGCATCGAGATGGCGCGCACGACGTTGTCACCGAGGTGCTGGGCGACCTCCAACGTGAGGCTGTTGGACATCTCCGCTGCCGTG contains:
- the atpD gene encoding F0F1 ATP synthase subunit beta, which produces MTATATSTATGTGRVVRVLGPVVDVEFPRDHVPDLNNALHVEITAAEMSNSLTLEVAQHLGDNVVRAISMQPTQGLVRGAPVTDSGAPISVPVGDEVKGHVFNALGQCLDEPGHASEAERWSIHRNPPSFDQLEGKTQMLETGIKVIDLLTPYVQGGKIGLFAGAGVGKTVLIQEMIRRVARNFGGTSVFAGVGERTREGNDLWVEMGESGALDNTALVFGQMDEPPGTRMRVGLSALTMAEYFRDVENQDVLLFVDNVFRFTQAGQEVSTLLGRMPSAVGYQPTLADEMGALQERITSTQGRSITSMQAVYVPADDYTDPAPATTFAHLDATTEMARSIAQKGIYPAVDPLTSSSNILEPRIVGDDHYRVAQQVKQILQKYKELQDIIAILGMDELSEEDKVTVNRARRIERYLSQNFFVAKQFTGQEGSFVPLKETIEAFDKLCNGEFDHYPEQAFLSIGGLEDLQAAYEKYTKE
- a CDS encoding GNAT family N-acetyltransferase, translating into MRIETGAYDHPDAVELIEQLQREYHHRYGGPDTTPLTPADFLPPRGAFLIGYCAERPVAIGGWRGQEASTDGFRDGDAELKRMYVIPSARGLGYARAVLAALERAALAAGRKRMVLETGLQQPEAIGLYRSSGYHETEKFGVHRCEPDSRCFAKELPG
- a CDS encoding F0F1 ATP synthase subunit epsilon, translated to MAEMSVELVAVERRLWSGKATSVVAQTTEGVIGILPGHEPMLGQLVEGGVVKITTPEHETVTAAVHGGFLSVANGVVSVLAESAELAQEIDVAAARREAEGDDEQTRVRARSRLRVAGYSG
- a CDS encoding DUF2550 domain-containing protein; this translates as MSASIVLVAVLLALAVLAVLLVLGGMLLARRRLRNLRAGGIEVALRVYRAEPGRGWHLGVARYRGEEFAWYRALSLRSGPDWVLNRGNIVISDRRRPTRAEAYTMPAGSLVLHLGRSQEDIEVAMGNDALTGFLSWLESAPPSSVAPWAS